Proteins from a genomic interval of Mycobacterium conspicuum:
- a CDS encoding methylmalonyl-CoA mutase family protein, which yields MDNTAHTPSGIPLQPVYGPGDIRAESPAPGEFPFTRGNFASGYRGKLWTFRQYSGFGTAEESNRRYRYLLEQGGTGLSVALDLPTQCGYDSDDPEFGEEVGRVGVAVDTLADFEILFDGIPLDKLSTSMTINGTAAILLAFYVAAAEKKGIPRAKLTGTIQNDILKEYASRGTWIWPPEPSLRLIADTIEFCAAEVPKFNAISVAGAHFRDAGANAVQEMAFTLADGVTYCDTVVERGRMTIDQFAPQISFFFYTHGDFFEEIAKYRAGRRRWATIVRERYGAKTDKAAMFRFGCVCGGASLYAPQAHNNIVRVAYEAMAAVLGGVQSMFTAAWDEPFALPTEETTTLALRTQQILAHETGVASVADPLGGSYFVEALTDATEARIIEIMSDLERHGGMVHAIEDGYLQGLIADEAFKIHQDIESGARPVVGLNRFVTEEPEHDVVTYELDAEGRDLQLKRLSKVKSERDSATVESTLAALSRAAEGTDNLMNKLIDCANAYCTVGEMVSALKAVWGEFQQPVVF from the coding sequence ATGGATAATACGGCCCATACTCCGTCCGGCATCCCGCTGCAGCCCGTCTACGGGCCGGGGGATATCCGCGCGGAGAGTCCTGCGCCCGGGGAGTTTCCCTTCACCCGGGGCAACTTCGCGTCCGGCTATCGCGGCAAGCTGTGGACGTTTCGGCAGTACTCCGGCTTCGGCACCGCCGAGGAGTCCAACCGTCGCTACCGCTACCTGCTCGAGCAGGGCGGGACCGGGCTCTCCGTTGCGCTCGACCTGCCCACCCAGTGCGGCTACGACTCCGACGACCCCGAGTTCGGTGAGGAGGTCGGCCGCGTCGGTGTCGCGGTCGACACGCTGGCCGATTTCGAGATCCTGTTCGACGGCATTCCGCTGGACAAGCTCAGCACCAGCATGACGATCAACGGCACGGCCGCGATACTGCTGGCGTTCTATGTCGCCGCCGCCGAGAAGAAGGGCATACCGCGCGCCAAGCTCACCGGGACCATCCAGAACGACATCCTCAAGGAGTACGCGTCTCGCGGCACCTGGATCTGGCCGCCGGAGCCGTCGCTGCGGTTGATCGCCGACACCATCGAGTTCTGCGCGGCCGAGGTCCCGAAATTCAATGCCATCTCGGTGGCCGGGGCACACTTCCGTGACGCCGGCGCCAACGCGGTGCAAGAAATGGCGTTCACCCTTGCCGACGGCGTCACCTACTGCGACACGGTGGTGGAGCGGGGTCGAATGACCATCGACCAGTTCGCACCGCAGATCTCGTTCTTCTTCTATACCCACGGGGACTTCTTCGAAGAGATCGCCAAATACCGTGCGGGACGGCGACGTTGGGCCACGATCGTGCGGGAACGTTATGGCGCCAAAACGGACAAGGCGGCGATGTTCCGTTTCGGCTGCGTCTGTGGTGGCGCATCGTTGTACGCGCCGCAGGCCCACAACAACATCGTCCGGGTGGCCTACGAGGCGATGGCCGCGGTGCTGGGTGGTGTCCAGTCGATGTTCACGGCGGCCTGGGACGAGCCGTTCGCGTTGCCCACCGAGGAAACCACCACGCTGGCGCTGCGCACCCAGCAGATCCTCGCGCACGAAACCGGCGTGGCCAGCGTCGCGGACCCGTTGGGTGGCTCGTACTTCGTGGAGGCGCTGACCGACGCCACCGAGGCCCGCATCATCGAGATCATGTCCGACCTCGAGCGGCACGGCGGAATGGTGCACGCCATCGAGGACGGTTACCTACAGGGCCTGATCGCCGACGAGGCATTCAAGATCCACCAGGACATCGAATCCGGCGCCCGCCCGGTCGTCGGGCTCAACCGGTTCGTGACCGAGGAGCCCGAACACGACGTCGTCACCTACGAGCTCGACGCCGAAGGGCGTGATCTGCAGCTGAAGCGGCTGTCCAAGGTAAAGTCCGAAAGAGATTCGGCCACGGTCGAATCCACCCTTGCGGCGTTGTCGCGCGCCGCCGAAGGAACTGACAACCTGATGAACAAGTTGATCGACTGCGCCAATGCGTACTGCACGGTCGGTGAAATGGTGTCCGCGCTCAAGGCAGTGTGGGGCGAATTCCAGCAGCCGGTGGTGTTCTAG
- a CDS encoding SDR family oxidoreductase, translated as MADKTLADRTVVISGGSRGIGLAIGIAAARRGANVVLLAKTDTPHPRLPGTVHTAAADVEAAGGKALAVVGDVRREEDVQRVVDAAAQRFGGIDVCVNNASAIAVDPTAALSAKKYDLMLEINCRGTFLLTKACVPYLQKSANPHVLTISPPINMNPRWLGAHPAYTLSKYGMTLLALGWAAEFADTGIGSNCLWPETYIATAAVANMADGDRLAESSRSPEIMGDAAVEIVSRPAREASGNCYIDAEVLRSVGVADLSRYGGGAQPIPDLFLD; from the coding sequence ATGGCTGACAAAACGCTCGCCGACCGCACGGTGGTGATTTCCGGCGGGAGCAGAGGCATCGGCCTCGCGATCGGAATCGCGGCCGCCCGGCGGGGCGCCAATGTGGTGCTGCTGGCCAAGACGGACACGCCGCATCCCCGCCTGCCCGGAACGGTGCACACCGCGGCCGCCGACGTCGAGGCCGCGGGCGGCAAGGCGCTGGCGGTGGTCGGGGATGTGCGCCGCGAGGAGGACGTGCAGCGCGTGGTCGACGCCGCGGCGCAGCGGTTCGGCGGCATCGACGTCTGTGTCAACAACGCCAGCGCGATTGCGGTGGACCCGACGGCCGCGCTGTCGGCCAAGAAGTACGACCTGATGCTGGAGATCAACTGCCGGGGCACGTTCCTGCTCACCAAGGCCTGCGTCCCGTACCTACAGAAATCGGCCAACCCGCATGTGCTGACCATCTCGCCGCCGATCAACATGAACCCGCGCTGGTTGGGCGCCCACCCCGCCTACACGCTGTCCAAGTACGGCATGACACTGCTGGCGCTGGGCTGGGCGGCGGAATTCGCCGACACCGGGATCGGGTCGAATTGCCTTTGGCCCGAGACATATATCGCCACGGCGGCCGTGGCCAACATGGCCGACGGTGACCGTTTGGCCGAGTCGTCGCGTAGCCCCGAGATCATGGGCGACGCCGCCGTCGAGATCGTCTCCCGGCCCGCGCGCGAGGCCAGCGGCAACTGCTACATCGACGCTGAGGTGCTGCGGTCCGTCGGGGTCGCCGATCTGTCCCGTTACGGCGGCGGCGCCCAACCTATTCCGGATCTTTTCCTGGACTGA
- a CDS encoding amidase: MTVPRPSAADIDAAAQHFGFHLDADARRDYLAAVEGSLRSYDAVDELYDAVARPQVPERAYRFPEPGDNPLGAWYVTTQISSGAQGPLSGRAVAVKDNIAVAGIPMMNGSRAVEGFVPSRDATVVQRLLAAGATIAGKTVCEDLCCSGSSFTSASGPVRNPWDTTREAGGSSSGSGALLAAGKVDLALGGDQGGSIRIPAALCGVVGLKPTHGLIPYTGAFPIERTIDHLGPMTRTVADAALLLDVLAGPDGWDPRQPATIAGISNADYRAALTGDVAGLRVGVLTEGFGQYGSLPEVDELVRSAAQRFTEIGCSVSEISVPWHRHALDVFTVIITDGASAQMLDGNGYGVGVDGLYDPELMAHFARQRTVKADQLASTVKAAALCGHYALNTLGGASYAKARNLVPHARAAYDEALSRHDVLVLPTVPGTAETLPEGNPQDAAPLKHAHGKALNTAPMDITGHPAISVPAGLVNGLPVGMMIVGKRFDDATVLKVADAFESLCGGFPTAPGHAA; encoded by the coding sequence ATGACGGTTCCCAGGCCATCGGCCGCCGACATCGACGCCGCGGCCCAACACTTCGGCTTCCACCTCGACGCCGACGCCCGACGGGATTACCTGGCGGCCGTCGAGGGCTCACTGCGGTCCTACGACGCGGTCGACGAGCTGTACGACGCGGTCGCGCGGCCCCAGGTCCCCGAACGCGCCTACCGGTTCCCTGAGCCGGGCGACAACCCGCTGGGCGCCTGGTACGTCACCACCCAGATCAGCTCCGGCGCCCAGGGTCCGCTCTCCGGCAGGGCGGTGGCGGTCAAGGACAACATCGCCGTCGCCGGGATTCCGATGATGAACGGATCCCGCGCCGTGGAGGGTTTCGTCCCCAGCCGCGACGCCACCGTCGTGCAGCGGCTGCTCGCCGCCGGGGCAACGATCGCCGGCAAAACCGTCTGCGAGGATCTGTGCTGCTCGGGATCGAGCTTCACCTCGGCCAGCGGGCCGGTGCGCAACCCATGGGACACCACGCGGGAAGCGGGCGGATCGTCGAGCGGAAGCGGCGCGCTCCTCGCCGCCGGCAAGGTCGACCTGGCGCTTGGCGGCGACCAAGGCGGGTCGATCCGGATCCCGGCGGCGCTGTGCGGCGTCGTCGGGCTCAAGCCCACCCACGGGCTGATCCCCTACACGGGGGCCTTTCCGATCGAGCGGACCATCGATCACCTCGGTCCCATGACGCGCACCGTGGCCGACGCCGCGCTGCTGCTCGACGTGCTGGCCGGGCCCGACGGGTGGGACCCGCGCCAGCCCGCGACGATCGCAGGAATCTCCAACGCGGATTACCGCGCCGCGCTCACCGGCGACGTGGCCGGGTTACGGGTCGGCGTGCTCACCGAGGGCTTCGGGCAGTATGGCTCGCTGCCGGAAGTGGACGAGCTGGTCCGGTCGGCCGCGCAGCGATTCACCGAGATCGGCTGCAGCGTAAGCGAAATCAGCGTGCCCTGGCACCGCCACGCTCTTGATGTCTTCACCGTCATCATCACCGACGGCGCCAGCGCCCAGATGTTGGACGGAAACGGATACGGCGTCGGCGTGGACGGGCTCTACGACCCAGAACTCATGGCGCACTTCGCAAGACAGCGAACCGTCAAGGCCGATCAATTGGCCAGCACGGTCAAGGCGGCGGCGCTGTGCGGGCACTACGCGCTGAACACGCTGGGCGGGGCGTCGTATGCCAAGGCGCGCAATCTGGTACCCCATGCGCGGGCCGCGTACGACGAGGCGCTCTCCCGCCACGACGTGTTGGTGTTGCCCACGGTGCCCGGCACCGCCGAAACGCTGCCGGAGGGCAATCCGCAAGACGCCGCGCCGCTCAAACATGCGCACGGCAAGGCGCTCAACACCGCACCCATGGACATCACCGGTCATCCCGCCATCTCGGTGCCCGCCGGCCTGGTCAACGGCCTGCCCGTGGGAATGATGATCGTGGGCAAGCGATTCGACGACGCCACCGTGCTAAAGGTCGCCGATGCGTTCGAGTCCCTCTGCGGCGGTTTCCCCACTGCTCCCGGCCACGCCGCGTGA
- a CDS encoding class I SAM-dependent methyltransferase: MDPTNDQPQAKYTHGHHESVLRSHQRRTAQDSAGYLLPHLRRGQSLLDVGCGPGTITADLAELVAPGSVTAVDQFVDVLNVAHAEIQRRNLSNVTFARADVHRLEFPDDSFDVVHAHQVLQHVADPVQALREMRRVCVPGGIVAARDADYAGFIWFPQLPALDLWRDLYRKAARANRGEPDAGRRLLSWAREAGFDDVAPAGSLWCYATEDTRQWWGGMWADRILHSGVARELLHLGLATPAQLEEMAAAWRAWAAAPDGWLAIPHGEILCRV; the protein is encoded by the coding sequence GTGGACCCGACGAACGACCAACCGCAGGCCAAGTACACGCACGGACACCACGAGTCGGTGCTGCGCAGCCACCAGCGCCGCACCGCGCAAGACTCCGCGGGCTACCTGCTCCCGCACCTAAGGCGGGGGCAGTCGTTGCTCGACGTCGGTTGCGGCCCAGGGACTATCACCGCGGACCTCGCCGAACTGGTCGCGCCGGGATCGGTGACGGCCGTTGACCAATTCGTCGACGTCCTGAACGTGGCCCACGCCGAAATCCAACGCCGCAACCTGTCGAATGTCACCTTCGCGAGGGCCGACGTGCACCGACTGGAGTTTCCCGACGACTCGTTCGACGTGGTCCACGCCCACCAGGTGCTACAGCACGTCGCCGATCCCGTTCAGGCGCTGCGCGAGATGAGGCGAGTGTGCGTGCCGGGTGGCATCGTTGCAGCCCGCGACGCGGACTACGCGGGGTTCATCTGGTTTCCCCAGCTGCCGGCGTTGGACCTGTGGCGCGACCTCTACCGCAAAGCCGCGCGTGCCAACCGCGGCGAACCGGATGCGGGCCGGCGGCTGCTGTCGTGGGCTCGGGAAGCGGGCTTCGATGACGTCGCACCCGCGGGCAGCCTGTGGTGCTATGCGACCGAGGACACCCGCCAGTGGTGGGGCGGAATGTGGGCCGACCGGATCCTTCATTCTGGCGTAGCTCGCGAGCTGCTGCACTTGGGTCTGGCCACCCCCGCGCAGCTCGAAGAGATGGCCGCCGCGTGGCGGGCCTGGGCCGCCGCGCCTGATGGCTGGCTGGCGATCCCACACGGCGAAATCCTCTGCCGCGTTTAG
- a CDS encoding M15 family metallopeptidase: protein MMTLCGAIVSADPSVPPVSAAAHAAGFVDVRTVVPDAVIDLRYATTNNFTHTQLYPSDARCLVHQSMAPGLAAAAGALRPQGHLLVFWDCYRPHDVQVKMFNVVPNPAWVARPGQYAHSHESGRSVDVTFTSPQEQCPPQRQVGGLCLADMGTDFDDFTSRATAYATQDVSVDAQSNRARLRDAMTYGGLTVYSGEWWHFDGPGAKDDRPILDVPVD, encoded by the coding sequence ATGATGACTTTGTGCGGCGCGATTGTGTCTGCCGATCCCAGCGTTCCGCCGGTCAGCGCCGCGGCGCACGCGGCCGGGTTCGTCGACGTGCGCACGGTGGTTCCCGACGCGGTGATCGACCTGCGCTACGCGACGACCAACAACTTCACCCACACCCAGCTGTATCCCTCCGACGCCCGCTGTCTGGTGCACCAATCCATGGCCCCCGGTCTCGCCGCGGCGGCCGGGGCGCTGCGCCCGCAGGGGCATCTGCTGGTGTTCTGGGACTGCTATCGGCCGCACGACGTTCAGGTCAAGATGTTCAACGTCGTCCCCAACCCGGCCTGGGTCGCACGCCCCGGTCAGTACGCGCACAGCCACGAGTCCGGGCGTTCGGTGGATGTGACGTTCACCAGCCCGCAAGAACAGTGCCCGCCGCAACGCCAGGTGGGCGGGCTTTGCCTGGCCGACATGGGCACCGACTTCGACGACTTCACTTCGCGGGCAACGGCATACGCCACCCAGGACGTCAGCGTCGACGCCCAGTCGAACCGGGCTCGCCTGCGCGACGCCATGACCTACGGCGGGCTGACCGTGTACTCCGGCGAGTGGTGGCATTTCGACGGGCCGGGCGCCAAGGACGACCGCCCGATTCTCGACGTCCCCGTCGACTAG
- a CDS encoding AAA family ATPase, giving the protein MAACGSCGTDLRENAKFCDECGAPTAVLGDTAEYKQVTVLFADVVHSMDLAAALDAERLREIMTELVERSAAVVRRYGGTVEYNGDGVMALFGAPVALEDHAFRGCIAALAIQEEATHLAGDVARRDGVALRLRVGLNSGQVIAGEIGAGSLGYAATGEHVGLAQRMESVAPPGGVMLSESTARLVEHSVVLAEPEWVRIKGVDDPVRARRLVGVRPRDALAGRAEASLVGRHWEMAALDAMVNRAIGGRGGVVTVVGPAGIGKSRTAREVAALAAGRGVEVFWAFCESHARDVSFYCVTRLLRSGMGVADLGADAARAKVRRQIPDTNAQDLLLLEELLGIADPAVPSPQIDPEARRRRIASLISTSALARAQPALYIIEDVHWIDAVSESMLADFLTVIPQTKLMVLMTSRPEYEGALRRVNSAQTIALAPLGDSDTVVLLAELLGTDRSVSELAPIIAERAAGNPFFAEEMVRGLAQRGVLAGEQGGYVCRADVAEVSVPATVQTAIAARIDRLSTPAKQTLYAASVIGGRFGGELLTSLGIDTAVDELLTVELINQVRFTPAAEYEFHHPLIHAVAYESQLKSGRAQLHRRVAAAIQERAPESVEENAALIAEHLQSAGELRAAYDWHMRAGAWLANRDIGAARISWERARQIADALPSEVPDQLALRIAPRTMLCATGWQAINESRGHFDELRELCTAAGDKVSLAFGTVGLATELLFAGRSPEGSRLMSEQMALMESIGDPTPTIGLGFIAFNNWFDAGQFGEMLRWSDTIIELADGDPAKGAEFGFGSPLAAALAWRGIARWWLGRPGWRQDLHDAFAMARQSDPTTLGMVTGWTYGIGIFYGLLRADDPALRTIEEAVQTAEGSSNTAFSIAKFALAAALLGRDAADDRDRGLEVMTQVRDMWLRDTISFLVPLADFMAGRERARRGEADGVIPPMRKAIGEMYRAGRPFFIVFGTGILVETLLERGADGDLAEAQQAVHRLANLAANEPWAMREITLLRLRALLARACGDNVAYRDLASRYGTMAESLGFEGHIDWAAAM; this is encoded by the coding sequence ATGGCCGCGTGCGGGTCGTGCGGTACTGACCTGCGGGAAAACGCCAAGTTCTGTGATGAGTGCGGTGCGCCGACAGCGGTGTTGGGTGATACCGCCGAGTACAAACAGGTGACGGTCCTGTTCGCCGACGTGGTGCATTCGATGGACCTCGCCGCAGCCCTGGACGCCGAGCGGTTGCGAGAGATCATGACCGAGTTGGTGGAGCGGTCGGCGGCGGTCGTGCGCCGCTACGGCGGCACCGTCGAGTACAACGGCGACGGGGTGATGGCGTTGTTCGGTGCCCCAGTTGCTTTGGAAGATCATGCTTTTCGCGGGTGCATCGCCGCCTTGGCTATCCAGGAGGAGGCGACTCATTTGGCGGGCGACGTGGCCCGCCGCGATGGAGTAGCTCTCCGGTTACGCGTGGGGCTGAATTCGGGTCAGGTGATCGCCGGGGAGATCGGTGCTGGCTCGCTGGGGTATGCCGCGACCGGCGAACATGTCGGGTTGGCGCAGCGGATGGAATCGGTGGCCCCGCCGGGCGGGGTGATGCTGTCGGAGTCGACGGCGCGGCTCGTGGAGCACAGTGTGGTGCTGGCCGAGCCGGAGTGGGTGCGCATCAAAGGGGTCGACGATCCGGTTCGGGCGCGCCGGCTGGTGGGGGTCCGGCCCCGGGATGCGCTGGCCGGGCGTGCCGAGGCGAGCCTGGTCGGTCGGCATTGGGAGATGGCGGCCCTCGATGCCATGGTGAACCGCGCGATCGGTGGGCGCGGTGGTGTCGTGACGGTGGTGGGCCCAGCCGGGATCGGCAAGAGCCGCACCGCCCGCGAGGTCGCGGCGCTGGCGGCCGGCCGCGGGGTGGAGGTATTTTGGGCCTTCTGCGAGTCACATGCCCGCGATGTCTCGTTCTATTGTGTGACGCGCCTGCTGCGCTCGGGCATGGGCGTGGCCGACCTCGGCGCCGATGCCGCACGGGCGAAAGTGCGGCGCCAAATCCCCGATACCAACGCACAGGATCTGCTGCTGCTTGAAGAGCTGCTGGGTATCGCCGACCCCGCCGTGCCATCCCCGCAGATCGACCCGGAGGCGCGGCGGCGGCGGATTGCCTCGCTGATCAGCACCTCGGCGCTGGCGCGCGCCCAGCCGGCGCTTTACATCATCGAGGATGTGCACTGGATCGATGCGGTGAGCGAGTCGATGCTCGCGGATTTCCTCACGGTGATCCCGCAAACCAAGTTGATGGTGCTGATGACCTCCCGCCCCGAGTACGAAGGTGCGTTGCGGCGAGTGAACAGCGCGCAGACGATAGCCCTTGCCCCACTGGGCGATTCGGACACCGTCGTGCTCTTGGCCGAGCTGCTCGGTACGGACCGCTCGGTCAGTGAGCTGGCGCCGATCATCGCCGAGCGGGCCGCAGGAAATCCGTTTTTCGCCGAGGAGATGGTTCGCGGATTGGCGCAGCGCGGGGTGCTGGCCGGTGAGCAAGGCGGCTACGTCTGCCGGGCCGATGTCGCGGAGGTGAGCGTGCCTGCCACCGTACAGACGGCCATCGCGGCGCGCATCGATCGATTGAGCACTCCGGCCAAGCAGACGTTGTACGCAGCGTCGGTGATCGGAGGCCGCTTCGGGGGGGAGCTACTCACCTCGCTGGGAATCGATACGGCGGTCGACGAGCTGCTCACCGTCGAGTTGATCAACCAGGTGCGGTTCACCCCCGCCGCGGAGTACGAGTTCCACCACCCGCTGATCCATGCGGTCGCTTACGAATCCCAGCTGAAATCTGGTCGCGCCCAACTGCATCGACGCGTGGCCGCAGCCATCCAAGAGCGTGCCCCCGAATCGGTGGAGGAGAACGCGGCGCTGATCGCCGAACATCTGCAGTCGGCCGGCGAATTGCGTGCGGCGTACGACTGGCACATGCGCGCTGGCGCGTGGTTGGCCAATCGCGACATCGGCGCCGCGCGAATCAGTTGGGAACGGGCACGCCAGATCGCCGACGCGCTGCCTTCCGAGGTCCCCGACCAGCTGGCCCTGCGCATAGCTCCCCGCACCATGCTGTGTGCCACCGGCTGGCAGGCAATCAATGAAAGCCGGGGGCATTTCGACGAGCTGCGGGAGTTATGCACCGCGGCCGGGGACAAGGTCTCGTTGGCCTTCGGCACGGTCGGTCTGGCCACCGAACTGCTTTTCGCCGGCCGTTCCCCTGAGGGCTCGCGGCTGATGTCCGAACAGATGGCGTTGATGGAGTCGATCGGCGATCCCACCCCGACGATCGGATTGGGATTCATCGCGTTCAACAACTGGTTCGATGCCGGCCAATTCGGCGAGATGTTGCGGTGGTCGGACACCATCATCGAATTGGCCGACGGCGACCCCGCCAAGGGCGCCGAGTTCGGTTTCGGGTCACCGCTAGCGGCCGCGCTGGCGTGGCGCGGCATTGCCCGGTGGTGGCTGGGCCGGCCTGGATGGCGGCAGGACCTGCACGACGCGTTCGCGATGGCCCGGCAGAGCGATCCGACCACCCTCGGCATGGTCACCGGCTGGACCTACGGTATCGGGATCTTCTACGGGTTGCTGCGGGCCGACGACCCCGCGCTGCGCACGATCGAAGAGGCTGTCCAGACCGCCGAGGGATCAAGCAATACGGCCTTCAGCATCGCCAAGTTCGCGCTGGCCGCCGCGCTGTTGGGCCGGGACGCCGCCGACGACCGTGATCGTGGGCTGGAAGTGATGACGCAGGTTCGGGACATGTGGTTGCGCGATACCATTTCCTTCCTGGTTCCGCTCGCCGACTTCATGGCCGGCCGAGAGAGGGCCCGGCGGGGCGAAGCCGACGGTGTCATCCCGCCGATGCGCAAAGCCATCGGCGAGATGTACCGGGCGGGACGGCCCTTCTTCATCGTCTTCGGCACCGGCATTCTGGTGGAGACGCTGCTTGAGCGTGGCGCCGACGGCGACCTGGCCGAAGCCCAGCAGGCGGTGCACCGGTTGGCGAACCTTGCGGCGAACGAACCTTGGGCGATGCGCGAGATCACGCTGCTGCGGCTGCGCGCGCTGCTGGCCCGGGCCTGCGGCGACAACGTCGCCTATCGAGATTTGGCGAGTCGCTATGGGACGATGGCGGAATCGCTTGGCTTCGAAGGGCACATCGACTGGGCCGCAGCGATGTGA
- a CDS encoding acyltransferase domain-containing protein translates to MNSVADDRGGYVPAGAAPNTAIVTAAATGRTVFVFPGRGPRWTDGAAELLETAPAFSDQMRLCDAAFAEFADWSVLESIRGGFASPGSPSLDRVDVAQPVLFAVMVSLAAQWRASGIRPDAVLGHSQGEIAAAYVAGALSLSDAARVTALGSKVIGTISGAGGMVSILRPAHQVHDLIQPWGGSISIAAQNGPSSTDVTGDSAALDGLVAMCERQEVQATRMPVDYAAHCIQVEDLRETLRESLSGLQPRTGDITFISGVTGAGLDTSILDGDYWFANLRQPVLFEQAIRWSYEHGYRTFMEVSPTPVLTAGIQESLDDCGGHIAAAQSMCPSKPSDSAIVP, encoded by the coding sequence ATGAACAGCGTGGCTGACGACAGGGGCGGGTACGTGCCGGCCGGCGCGGCCCCCAACACGGCGATCGTAACGGCCGCTGCCACCGGGAGAACGGTCTTCGTCTTTCCCGGCCGGGGCCCTCGGTGGACGGATGGGGCGGCCGAACTGTTGGAGACCGCACCGGCTTTCTCCGATCAAATGCGGCTCTGCGATGCCGCTTTCGCCGAGTTCGCGGATTGGTCGGTGCTCGAGTCCATACGCGGCGGCTTCGCTTCGCCAGGTTCTCCCAGCCTCGATCGGGTCGACGTGGCGCAGCCCGTCCTTTTTGCGGTGATGGTGTCTCTCGCGGCGCAGTGGCGCGCGTCGGGAATCCGACCCGACGCGGTGCTCGGTCACTCGCAGGGCGAAATCGCCGCGGCCTATGTCGCGGGGGCGCTTTCGTTGTCGGATGCGGCGAGGGTTACAGCGTTGGGTAGCAAAGTGATTGGCACAATCTCCGGAGCGGGCGGCATGGTCTCAATCCTGCGGCCAGCCCACCAGGTCCACGACTTGATCCAACCCTGGGGCGGATCAATCTCCATTGCCGCGCAAAATGGTCCGTCCTCGACCGATGTCACGGGGGACTCGGCGGCGCTCGACGGTCTCGTCGCCATGTGCGAGCGCCAGGAGGTGCAGGCCACCCGCATGCCCGTCGACTACGCCGCGCATTGCATCCAGGTCGAGGACCTGAGGGAGACGCTGCGCGAGTCGCTTTCGGGACTGCAGCCGCGAACGGGCGACATCACATTTATCTCCGGCGTCACCGGCGCCGGGCTGGACACGTCGATCCTCGACGGCGACTACTGGTTCGCGAATCTGCGGCAGCCAGTGCTGTTTGAACAGGCAATCCGTTGGTCCTATGAGCACGGGTATCGCACGTTCATGGAAGTCAGCCCGACTCCCGTGCTGACCGCCGGAATCCAGGAGTCGCTAGATGATTGCGGCGGTCACATCGCTGCGGCCCAGTCGATGTGCCCTTCGAAGCCAAGCGATTCCGCCATCGTCCCATAG